From Camelina sativa cultivar DH55 chromosome 20, Cs, whole genome shotgun sequence, the proteins below share one genomic window:
- the LOC104769820 gene encoding 30S ribosomal protein 3-2, chloroplastic-like — translation MAVQSSQSASFGIRIASSPSQKLSSKPVAHISISTKLKPSFLPSIWCSTLNPGQIPAKLSGISPGIFASPSDSTFSYEPPESESPSLEKKKMRVLVKPLEKPKVVLKFVWMQKDIGVALDHIIPGFGTIPLSPYYFWPRKDAWEELKALLESKPWISELHRVFLLNQATDIINLWQSSGGDFS, via the exons ATGGCGGTTCAATCAAGTCAGAGTGCGTCTTTTGGGATCAGAATAGCTTCATCACCTTCTCAGAAACTCTCTTCGAAACCTGTAGCTCATATCTCTATATCGACGAAGCTCAAACCCTCTTTTCTACCGTCGATTTGGTGCTCTACTTTGAATCCTGGTCAAATTCCGGCGAAACTCTCCGGAATCAGTCCCGGAATATTCGCTTCTCCTTCCGATTCCACATTCTCTTATGAACCACCAGAATCTGAATCTCCCTCACTTGAAAAG AAGAAGATGCGTGTGCTAGTGAAGCCACTGGAGAAACCAAAGGTGGTACTAAAGTTTGTGTGGATGCAAAAGGACATAGGAGTTGCATTAGACCATATAATTCCAGGGTTTGGAACAATCCCACTTAGTCCATACTACTTCTGGCCTAGGAAAGATGCTTGGGAAGAACTTAAAGCTTTGTTAGAGAGCAAGCCTTGGATCTCTGAGCTACATCGTGTCTTCCTCCTTAACCAAGCTACAGACATCATCAATCTATGGCAATCAAGCGGTGGCGATTTCTCTTGA
- the LOC104769821 gene encoding glucosamine 6-phosphate N-acetyltransferase-like, whose product MAEPETFKIRRLEISDKKKGFIELLGQLTVAGSLTDEEFDRRFEEISSYGDDHVICVIEDEASGKIAATGSVMIEKKFVRSCGKVGHIEDVVVDSGFRGKQLGKTVVEFLMDHCKAMGCYKVILDCSVEKKSFYEKCGLTHKAIQMSKYFA is encoded by the coding sequence ATGGCGGAGCCGGAGACGTTCAAGATCCGAAGGCTAGAGATCTCCGACAAGAAAAAAGGATTCATAGAGCTACTAGGTCAACTGACCGTCGCCGGATCATTAACCGACGAAGAGTTCGATCGGCGATTCGAAGAGATAAGCTCGTACGGTGACGACCACGTGATATGCGTGATCGAAGACGAAGCGTCTGGGAAAATCGCAGCGACTGGGAGCGTGATGATAGAGAAGAAGTTTGTGAGGAGCTGCGGTAAAGTAGGACACATCGAAGACGTTGTCGTGGATTCGGGTTTCCGTGGGAAGCAGCTTGGGAAGACGGTGGTTGAGTTTCTGATGGATCATTGCAAAGCCATGGGTTGTTACAAGGTGATTCTTGATTGTAGTGTTGAGAAAAAATCCTTTTATGAGAAATGTGGGTTGACCCATAAAGCTATTCAGATGTCCAAGTACTTTGCTTGA
- the LOC104769822 gene encoding vegetative cell wall protein gp1-like, with protein sequence MERTTILWVWFSLMIFLSIFVSGGLSQGQQHVVKKTRSSAVVVGTVYCDTCFNGAFSKSPNHLIPGALVAVECIDENSKPSFRQEVKTDARGEFKVKLPFSVSKHVKKIKRCSVKLLSSSQPYCSIASSATSSSLKRLKSNRHGENTRVFSAGFFTFKPETQPEICSQKQVNTKPLLPDPSFPPPIQDPPTPSPIPNLPIVPPLPDLPLPTLPPLLPSPGGPGPRKPTSLRNKKSVSLEDKKTDMLKPNLQFLPLPPNPLNPPSVIPPNPLIPSIPTPTLPPNPLIPSPPSLPPIPLLPSPPAASTLPPIPTIPTIPTIPTIPTVPGVTPTLPPLPTLPPVPGVTPPSQPMPTPPSLPVPLPPVPGVPGIPGIPGIPTPSLPMPLPPSLPVPLPPVPLIPGIPPASSSLSSHHQP encoded by the exons ATGGAGAGAACAACTATCTTATGGGTTTGGTTTAGTCTTATGATTTTCTTAAGCATCTTTGTTAGTGGAGGTTTATCTCAAGGACAACAACATGTTGTGAAGAAGACACGTTCTTCTGCAGTTGTGGTTGGAACTGTCTACTGTGACACTTGTTTCAACGGCGCCTTTTCGAAATCACCCAACCACTTAATCCCAG GTGCTTTAGTTGCAGTGGAATGCATTGACGAGAACTCGAAACCGAGTTTCAGACAAGAAGTGAAAACAGATGCGCGAGGTGAATTCAAAGTGAAGCTACCTTTCTCAGTCAGCAAACATGTGAAGAAGATCAAGAGATGCTCTGTGAAGTTGCTAAGTAGCTCACAGCCTTACTGTTCCATAGCTTCGTCCgcgacttcttcttctctcaaacgCCTGAAATCAAACCGTCACGGAGAGAATACGAGGGTCTTCTCTGCAGGATTCTTCACTTtcaaacccgaaacccaaccAGAAATTTGTAGCCAAAAACAAGTCAACACCAAGCCACTTTTACCTGATCCTTCATTCCCTCCACCGATCCAAGATCCGCCTACTCCTTCCCCTATCCCAAACCTCCCTATCGTTCCTCCGCTTCCAGACTTGCCTCTTCCTACActccctcctcttcttccttctccagGAGGACCAGGTCCACGTAAACCAACTTCCTTGCGTAACAAGAAATCTGTTTCCTTGGAAGACAAGAAAACCGATATGCTAAAACCCAATCTCcaatttcttcctcttcctccgaaCCCGCTAAACCCTCCATCCGTCATCCCTCCAAACCCTCTCATACCTTCTATCCCAACCCCAACTCTTCCTCCAAACCCGTTAATCCCTTCTCCTCCAAGTCTCCCTCCGATCCcgcttcttccttctcctccagCAGCTTCAACTCTGCCACCGATTCCAACAATTCCGACTATTCCAACAATTCCGACTATTCCAACAGTCCCAGGCGTAACTCCGACTCTTCCACCTCTTCCGACTCTTCCACCAGTCCCAGGCGTAACTCCGCCTTCACAACCTATGCCAACACCACCTTCTTTACCTGTTCCACTCCCTCCAGTCCCTGGAGTCCCTGGAATCCCTGGAATCCCTGGAATCCCTACGCCTTCACTACCTATGCCACTACCACCTTCTCTCCCTGTTCCACTTCCTCCGGTCCCTCTCATCCCTGGAATCCCTCCAGCTTCATCTTCCTTATCTAGTCACCATCAACCCTAA
- the LOC104769823 gene encoding E3 ubiquitin-protein ligase At3g02290-like, with translation MGCVTSCFRVDDFEDYPNPTSSSVNRNCPCPRCLVNSLLNLYVSLFRRGETRSLPSSLQATTTNVSITSSTSYDNFMSNTFHSTPRPLPYDADPRCFRSRRDSLVSRRDKGSSYSHEEAEPLRSDTDFDSESFSVEGSKWANNKLIISGEVSKEEFSKSTRRILKSKTMAIGDDEGMYITSDDEDVCPTCLEEYTSENPKIVTNCSHHFHLSCIYEWMERSENCPVCGKVMEFNETP, from the exons ATGGGGTGTGTTACTTCTTGCTTTCGTGTCGACGACTTTGAGGATTACCCGAATCCAACTAGTTCTTCTGTCAACAGGAACTGCCCATGCCCGAGATGTCTTGTTAATAGCTTACTTAACCTG TATGTCTCTTTATTCAGAAGAGGCGAAACTCGCTCTCTCCCATCTTCCTTACAGGCTACTACTACTAATGTATCAATAACTTCATCTACTTCGTATGATAACTTTATGTCTAATACATTCCACTCTACTCCAAGGCCTCTGCCTTATGATGCTGATCCAAGATGCTTCCGGTCAAGGCGTGATTCCCTTGTCTCTAGACGCGATAAGGGTTCAAGTTATTCTCATGAGGAAGCTGAGCCATTAAGAAGTGATACTGATTTTGATTCTGAGTCTTTCTCAGTGGAAGGAAGCAAATGGGCTAATAATAAGCTTATTATCTCTGGTGAAGTTTCAAAAGAAGAGTTCTCTAAATCCACTCGAAGGATTCTTAAGTCAAAGACAATGGCTATTGGTGATGATGAAGGCATGTATATTacatctgatgatgaagatgtctGTCCAACGTGTCTTGAAG AATATACATCAGAGAACCCGAAGATTGTTACAAACTGTTCTCACCATTTCCACCTCAGCTGCATTTATGAATGGATGGAGAGAAGTGAAAACTGTCCTGTTTGTGGAAAG GTGATGGAGTTTAACGAAACACCGTAA
- the LOC104769824 gene encoding developmental protein SEPALLATA 1, protein MGRGRVELKRIENKINRQVTFAKRRNGLLKKAYELSVLCDAEVALIIFSNRGKLYEFCSSPNMLKTLDRYQKCSYGSIEVNNKPAKELENSYREYLKLKGRYESLQRQQRNLLGEDLGPLNSKELEQLERQLDGSLKQVRSIKTQYMLDQLSDLQNKEQMLLETNRALAMKLDDMIGVRSHHMGGGGGWDGGEQNVTYAHHQAHSQGLYQPLECNPTLQIGYDNPVCSEQITATTQAQAQQGNGYIPGWML, encoded by the exons atgggaAGAGGAAGAGTGGAGCTGAAGAGGATAGAGAACAAAATCAACAGACAAGTAACGTTTGCAAAGCGTAGGAACGGTTTGTTGAAGAAAGCTTATGAATTGTCTGTTCTTTGCGATGCTGAGGTTgctctcatcatcttctccaaccGTGGAAAGCTCTATGAGTTTTGCAGCTCCCCAAA CATGCTCAAGACATTGGATCGGTACCAGAAATGCAGCTATGGCTCCATTGAAGTCAACAACAAACCTGCCAAAGAACTTGAG AACAGCTACAGAGAGTATCTGAAGCTTAAGGGTAGATACGAGAGCCTTCAGCGTCAACAAAG AAATCTTCTTGGGGAGGATTTAGGACCTCTGAATTCAAAGGAGCTAGAACAGCTTGAACGCCAACTTGACGGCTCTCTCAAGCAAGTTCGGTCCATCAAG ACACAGTACATGCTTGACCAGCTCTCTGATCTTCAAAATAAAGAGCAGATGTTGCTTGAGACCAACAGAGCTTTGGCAATGAAG CTGGACGACATGATTGGTGTGAGAAGTCATCATATGGGAGGAGGCGGAGGATGGGATGGCGGTGAACAGAATGTTACCTATGCGCATCATCAAGCTCATTCTCAGGGACTATACCAGCCTCTTGAATGCAATCCAACTCTACAAATCGG GTATGATAATCCGGTATGCTCAGAGCAAATAACTGCGACAACACAAGCTCAGGCACAACAGGGAAATGGTTACATTCCAGGCTGGATGCTTTGA
- the LOC104769825 gene encoding uncharacterized protein LOC104769825, with the protein MQSLTSNEVAGLAVGALLLGATIAAPKVDAFIAASQRRSLGMCRKCGDLKSVACGRCKGTGTIKSGGFFGFSDSSNARSVACDNCRAKGCFPCPECSKS; encoded by the exons atgcagagCTTAACATCAAACGAAGTTGCGGGTTTAGCAGTTGGAGCTCTGCTTCTCGGTGCCACCATCGCTGCTCCTAAAGTTGATGCTTTCATCGCCGCTTCTCAGAGAAG ATCTCTTGGCATGTGTCGAAAATGTGGAGATCTTAAGAGCGTAGCGTGTGGCCGCTGCAAGGGAACAGGAACGATCAAATCAGGCGGATTCTTTGGATTCAGTGACTCATCGAACGCAAGATCAGTCGCTTGCGATAATTGCCGAGCCAAAGGTTGTTTCCCTTGTCCTGAATGCTCAAAATCTTGA
- the LOC104769826 gene encoding probable tRNA (guanine(26)-N(2))-dimethyltransferase 1 isoform X1 yields the protein METDLNDYTVIKEGEAEVLMHKKNQVFFNKAQVNNRDISIAVLRAFISKRKQEHEAILSKRARSSGKVPEKDVSETSKEETHTENGEDNGKTNGEHKVTSQDGPKEAAKIAYESARRELKPPRVLEALSASGLRALRYAREVEGIGQVVALDNDPASVEACQRNIKFNGLMSTSKVESHLTDARVHMLSHPKEFDVVDLDPYGAPSIFLDSAVQSVADGGLLMCTATDMAVLCGANGEVCYSKYGSYPLKGKYCHEMALRILLASIESHANRYKRYIVPVLSVQMDFYVRVFVRVYTSASAMKNTPLKLSYVYQCIGCDSFHLQSVGRSLPKHNSVRYLPGVGPVVPQDCTHCGKKYNMGGPIWSAPLHDQEWVTSILSGVKSMKGRYPAYDRICAVLTTISEELPDVPLFLSLHSLSATLKCTSPSAALFRSAVINANYRVSGSHVNPLGIKTDAPMEIIWDIMRCWVKNHPIKPQSPDHPGSVILSKEPSHQADFSRHVGSLSKAQTKKVARFLPNPEKHWGPKIRAGRTITSKHVSLLGHEAVNGHLNGNHKEEGAEEEDEEEDPEEDIIEDEPDLKRQKTAAEDIASTS from the exons ATGGAAACAGATCTGAATGATTATACCGTTATCAAGGAAGGAGAAGCTGAGGTCCTAATGCACAAGAAGAACCAAGTCTTCTTCAACAAAGCTCAg GTTAACAACAGGGACATATCTATTGCTGTGCTAAGGGCATTTATATCTAAACGCAAGCAAGAACATGAGGCGATCTTATCTAAAAGAGCTAGATCATCTGGGAAAGTGCCTGAGAAGGATGTCTCTGAGACTTCCAAGGAAGAAACTCATACTGAAAACGGTGAGGATAATGGTAAAACCAATGGAGAACACAAAGTGACATCTCAGGATGGACCAAAGGAAGCTGCCAAGATCGCATATGAATCTGCACGAAGAGAACTCAAACCGCCAAGAGTGCTTGAG GCCCTGTCAGCTTCAGGGTTAAGAGCTTTGAGGTATGCTCGTGAAGTTGAAGGAATTGGTCAAGTTGTCGCTTTGGATAATGACCCAG CATCGGTTGAAGCTTGCCAGAGAAACATAAAGTTCAATGGCTTGATGTCTACTTCAAAGGTGGAGTCACATCTTACTGATGCTCGTGTCCACATGCTTAGCCACCCAAAAGAATTTGATGTG GTTGATCTTGATCCATATGGTGCACCTTCTATTTTCCTTGATTCAGCTGTTCAATCAGTTGCCGATGGTGGGCTGCTAATGTGTACAGCAACTGACATGGCAGTGTTATGTGGGGCTAACGGGGAGGTTTGCTATTCCAA ATATGGTTCTTATCCACTGAAAGGGAAATATTGTCATGAGATGGCTTTGCGGATCCTCCTGGCCAGCATCGAG AGCCATGCAAATCGCTACAAGCGGTATATTGTTCCAGTTCTATCAGTCCAAATGGATTTCTACGTCCGTGTCTTTGTCCGCGTTTACAC TTCGGCGAGTGCAATGAAAAACACTCCACTAAAGCTCTCATATGTCTATCAATGCATTGGTTGTGATTCCTTTCATCTTCAGTCTGTTGGAAGATCTCTCCCTAAG CATAACAGTGTGAGGTATCTACCAGGAGTTGGTCCTGTTGTTCCTCAGGATTGCACTCATTGTGGAAAGAAATATAACATGGGTGGACCAATATGGTCTGCTCCATTGCATGATCAAGAATGGGTGACTTCGATACTAAGTGGTGTTAAATCCATGAAAGGCAGATATCCTGCTTACGACCGAATTTGTGCTGTTCTTACCACAATCTCAGAG GAATTGCCAGATGTTCCACTGTTTTTGAGCCTTCATAGTCTCTCTGCAACGCTAAAATGTACTTCACCATCAGCTGCTCTGTTTCGATCAGCAGTAATCAATGCAAACTACCGTGTCTCAGGGTCCCATGTGAACCCGCTTGGGATTAAAACTGATGCCCCAATGGAGATTATCTGGGACATTATGCGGTGCTGG GTGAAAAATCATCCCATTAAGCCACAATCACCTGATCATCCCGGAAGTGTGATACTATCTAAAGAACCATCTCATCAg GCTGACTTTTCGCGCCATGTTGGCTCGCTTAGCAAAGCACAGACGAAGAAAGTAGCTAGGTTTCTACCAAACCCAGAGAAGCATTGGGGTCCAAAGATAAGGGCTGGTCGTACAATCACAAGCAAACACGTCTCGCTTCTTGGTCATGAAGCAGTTAACGGTCATCTCAACGGCAA